The genomic region gtgttgaagatatcggccatagaaaTGTCTGCTTTCTTTGGACTttaatggagctagatggcactaagcttttggtgctcaaagctccaaaaatacattaaaaaactcaacagcaaagtctctctccagaaatcatgaaccggtaactcaagataattcacagaccttgttgtgatcagtttcatataggaactattttctttttactgagcCACACCCAGAACCGTGCATGTaatgctagctcacctagcaccactgagctaggtAACGTTACTTCTCAGCCAAGACGGAAGCCATTAATCTTTACATCTGATTATGTGTTATAAATACTTAAAGAAAACAGCTCCTTACCTGCACATTTTCTCTGAGGTCTGTGGCCTCCCTGAGGGGCTGGGTTGAAGCCCTGAAGAGCTCATCCACTACTTTGATCCCTGTGGTCTTAGTGGTGGTGTACTCCCGGGCCTTCCTACCCTTCCTGACAGAAATGCCTCTCTTATGAGCCTTTCCTCCACCTCGCCTGTTGGTGATGGCTACATGTACAAACAGGGTGGTGTTGGGTAGGAACTCTCCTGTCAGAGATTGCAGGGGGACATGTCTATAGCCTGGCTGTAGGCACTCAAATGGGATGGTGTACTGGCCAATGAACTCGTCTCCAATGTAGTCGTCATCCAGCACCACAAAGCGCAGTACTGCAAGTTCGGGTAAATTGATCTGAAATTCAAAGCTCTCTTCAAAAATGGGGTTGTCACCATTCTGGGACACAGTCTTGGTTCTTTGCTCAGCACAGTCAGCTGGGATGCCATGGATCTCCACATATATGTAGGGCTCCACCACATCACCCTTAGCTGCAGAGCCACGAGGCTTGGGCAGATTCTGCCCACTGATGACCTTGATGTGGAGAAGCTGTGCAGACACCCCTGGTAGGGAATCCCGCGCATTGGCACTGAAGTAGGACACTTCCTCCCTCATGATGGCTGGCCGTAAAACATACCCGCAGTTGCCATTCTGCCTAAACCAACCGAGGTTGAGGTCCATCATCAGGCCTGGTGTCTGGTAGTTCATGGCCACAATCTGGCAGCCACACTTCCAGAAATCCTGGGGGTTCATGTTGCTGGCATCAATTCTCATTGGTGTGGGATATATCCGGGAGAGAAAGCGCTTGTTATAACAAACAAATTCCTCTGGGAACTCATTGGCAAACCTGTTTGCATCTACCTCATTGAAGGAGCAAATCTCCCAGTATTTCTGGTCCCTCTTAGAGATCTCAAAATCCCTAAACTGGACAGATTTGCAGAGAGATACAAGGTCAGAGAGCTCCCTGCACAACCTGAGTCTCTTGTAGCCTAAGCCATTTATCTGGTCCTTCTCATCAGCTCCCACTcttcgggacatttccagtccctcctcctcatctgtcACATCTCCCTCAGTGTCAGTGCAGTTGGGCGGTAGCTTCTTACCCTTGATGAGGATTTTACCTTTGAGCTTCTCAGGGGAGGGTAGGTAGTTTTCCTCCTTGTTGGGGGGTTCAATGTACAGCTTGTCCCCAAGAATCTTTTTCATGTGCTGTGCCATGACCCTCTGCTGGGGGATGCAGCAGTGGGTCACTAAGCAGAGAATCAGGGGATACTCTGAGCTCTCAAAAGCATATTGGTTTATAATGTCCAGGACTTTAGAGAAAGCTAGGTGTGAGGCCACAGAACTACCCACATACACCACTGGTTCATTGTCAGGGCCATCCCAAACAATGACCTCAATGCTGCGACAGCCCATTCTTAGAGCTCGAATGTAGCTGCTGATGTCTGACGAACCCCAGAAATGGTCTTCCAGAAGGGAGGCATTATGTGACGAGTTGATGTAGTAGTGGGACAGAGGCTGGGTCATATCCTGGCACACACGTTTGTGTTGGGGGTCAAAGATGTGGCattcagaggagaggaggtagtGTGTAAAGCCATCAATGGAGAGGTAGGCCCTGTCCCTACCTTCGGCAGATGGCTCAAATTTCTGAACAATTTCCCTGCACATGTCCTCCGTAACACCTTCCACACCCTGCTCCACCTCCACGAATAGCATTAGATCTTTACTGTCCAGATATTCCTTGTTACTGGAGAACTGCACCAGTAGGAAGAAGATCTCTGGTCGTGTGCAGAGCTCACAGTAGGCCTCAACAAAGGTGTCCATGTTAATTGCCTCTCCGTATTGGTCTTTAGCTTTCTGGAGTTCCTTGAACTTCAGCTCTATCCTGGACTCTTTCATTCCAGGGTTGAGCCCCTTGATTATCTGGGTAGCCCTGAACAGGTCTATGTGTCCCTCCTTTTCCATGTCTGCTAGCTCAAAC from Epinephelus moara isolate mb chromosome 18, YSFRI_EMoa_1.0, whole genome shotgun sequence harbors:
- the plcl5 gene encoding inactive phospholipase C-like protein 2 isoform X2, which produces MAGVHASDVVSGHFLDPTIGAPPAQGATNIAGITGDAAAVTLTGTRAYLEVSAAAQGYGAEGVYTNGRYREHSSPRIGSGSRDNSTERSQGAGNTPCGIMKDGSKQRQVRKKTVSFSTMPSDRKINSTAACMAFMMEGCEMKKVRSNSRMYNRYFLLDPDMHWLRWEPSKKDSEKAKLEIKGIKEVRLGKKTPVLRSNGLSDQFPDECAFSIIYGDNYESLDLVASTADVVSTWVMGLRYLVSYGRHTVDMVEPSQPSLRTSWIGSVFELADMEKEGHIDLFRATQIIKGLNPGMKESRIELKFKELQKAKDQYGEAINMDTFVEAYCELCTRPEIFFLLVQFSSNKEYLDSKDLMLFVEVEQGVEGVTEDMCREIVQKFEPSAEGRDRAYLSIDGFTHYLLSSECHIFDPQHKRVCQDMTQPLSHYYINSSHNASLLEDHFWGSSDISSYIRALRMGCRSIEVIVWDGPDNEPVVYVGSSVASHLAFSKVLDIINQYAFESSEYPLILCLVTHCCIPQQRVMAQHMKKILGDKLYIEPPNKEENYLPSPEKLKGKILIKGKKLPPNCTDTEGDVTDEEEGLEMSRRVGADEKDQINGLGYKRLRLCRELSDLVSLCKSVQFRDFEISKRDQKYWEICSFNEVDANRFANEFPEEFVCYNKRFLSRIYPTPMRIDASNMNPQDFWKCGCQIVAMNYQTPGLMMDLNLGWFRQNGNCGYVLRPAIMREEVSYFSANARDSLPGVSAQLLHIKVISGQNLPKPRGSAAKGDVVEPYIYVEIHGIPADCAEQRTKTVSQNGDNPIFEESFEFQINLPELAVLRFVVLDDDYIGDEFIGQYTIPFECLQPGYRHVPLQSLTGEFLPNTTLFVHVAITNRRGGGKAHKRGISVRKGRKAREYTTTKTTGIKVVDELFRASTQPLREATDLRENVQNAMVSFKELCGLTPAANMKQCILTVSTWLMNSERSLRVTVDLSETYPTMEAQGPVPELLRKVLNAYDMMIQTSRTLIESADVVYSKLTQAQRAGLDFHEDLHRIGAKEGLKGRKLQKAMESYAWNITVLKGTLGPLDMP
- the plcl5 gene encoding inactive phospholipase C-like protein 2 isoform X1 — its product is MAGVHASDVVSGHFLDPTIGAPPAQGATNIAGITGDAAAVTLTGTRAYLEVSAAAQGYGAEGVYTNGRYREHSSPRIGSGSRDNSTERSQGAGNTPCGIMKDGSKQRQVRKKTVSFSTMPSDRKINSTAACMAFMMEGCEMKKVRSNSRMYNRYFLLDPDMHWLRWEPSKKDSEKAKLEIKGIKEVRLGKKTPVLRSNGLSDQFPDECAFSIIYGDNYESLDLVASTADVVSTWVMGLRYLVSYGRHTVDMVEPSQPSLRTSWIGSVFELADMEKEGHIDLFRATQIIKGLNPGMKESRIELKFKELQKAKDQYGEAINMDTFVEAYCELCTRPEIFFLLVQFSSNKEYLDSKDLMLFVEVEQGVEGVTEDMCREIVQKFEPSAEGRDRAYLSIDGFTHYLLSSECHIFDPQHKRVCQDMTQPLSHYYINSSHNASLLEDHFWGSSDISSYIRALRMGCRSIEVIVWDGPDNEPVVYVGSSVASHLAFSKVLDIINQYAFESSEYPLILCLVTHCCIPQQRVMAQHMKKILGDKLYIEPPNKEENYLPSPEKLKGKILIKGKKLPPNCTDTEGDVTDEEEGLEMSRRVGADEKDQINGLGYKRLRLCRELSDLVSLCKSVQFRDFEISKRDQKYWEICSFNEVDANRFANEFPEEFVCYNKRFLSRIYPTPMRIDASNMNPQDFWKCGCQIVAMNYQTPGLMMDLNLGWFRQNGNCGYVLRPAIMREEVSYFSANARDSLPGVSAQLLHIKVISGQNLPKPRGSAAKGDVVEPYIYVEIHGIPADCAEQRTKTVSQNGDNPIFEESFEFQINLPELAVLRFVVLDDDYIGDEFIGQYTIPFECLQPGYRHVPLQSLTGEFLPNTTLFVHVAITNRRGGGKAHKRGISVRKGRKAREYTTTKTTGIKVVDELFRASTQPLREATDLRENVQNAMVSFKELCGLTPAANMKQCILTVSTWLMNSERSLRVTVDLSETYPTMEAQGPVPELLRKVLNAYDMMIQTSRTLIESADVVYSKLTQAQRAGLDFHEDLHRIGAKEGLKGRKLQKAMESYAWNITVLKGQADLLKHAKSEALDTLRQIHCAAQSCGLSKNGAASPQLQHHPHYQPQQVQMQQQPQAKAHPQPVPLHPPQIQPQSQTAPQSYLYPLPQQHPQLPALPLVQTVSKPPAYTQPPPLPQLQFQFQSQQQRAAGPLDATPEKEMVSGDPTGSC